A portion of the Vulpes vulpes isolate BD-2025 chromosome 5, VulVul3, whole genome shotgun sequence genome contains these proteins:
- the TLR5 gene encoding toll-like receptor 5, with the protein MGHQLGRALRLLLVAGAVASASCCAADGRRALYRSCNLSQVPPVPSTTEILLLSFNYIRAITRTSFPLLERLQLLELGTQWTPFSVDREAFRNLPNLRTLDLGNSRVDFLHPDAFQGLPHLQELRLFACGLSDVVLTDGYFRNLGALSRLDLSKNQIGSLELHASFRELGSLRSVDFSLNQIPAVCEQGLRPLQGKALSLLNLAANGLYSRAPVDWGRCGNPFRNMVLETLDVSNNGWTADVTGNVTRAIGGSQISSLVLAHHIMGQGFGFQNIRDPDRSTFAGLARSSVLRLDLSHGFVFSLNARLFEALGDLKLLDLAHNKINRIAGEAFHGLGSVQVLNLSHNLLGELYNSDFSGLAEVAYIDLQHNHIGIIQDQTFRFLGALRTLDLRDNALKTVSFVPGIDTVFLGNNKLETVSHVDLTASFLELSDNRLEDLGDLYSLLRVPALQVLILNRNRLSACRGRHGPTGSVGPERLFLGGNMLQLAWETGRCWDVFRGLPRLRVLYLNHNYLATLPPGLLRDLTALRGLDLSANRLSTLSPGDLPATLEVLDVSRNQLLSLDPGLLAPLRAVDLTHNKFICGCELRPLVRWLNRTNVTVFGSHADMRCAYPSSLAGTPLSSVSMEGCDDEEALRALAFSLFVFSTVGVTLFLLAVLVAAKLRGLCFLCYKVARRLLPTGPAEDGAPDAYQYDAYLCFSGRDFEWVQRALLRHLDAQYSSRNRLNLCFEERDFVPGREHIANIQDAVWSSRKVVCLVSRHFLRDGWCLEAFAAARSRCASHLDGALVLVVVGSLSQYQLMRHPAIGGFVRQRRYLRWPEDLQDVGWFLDTLSRHILQEQRGAHGDGSIPLRTVAAVA; encoded by the coding sequence ATGGGCCACCAGCTGGGCCGTGCGCTGAGGCTGCTGCTTGTGGCCGGCGCCGTGGCCTCGGCATCCTGCTGCGCAGCCGATGGCCGGAGGGCCCTGTACCGCTCCTGCAACctcagccaggtgcccccggtCCCCAGCACCACCGAGATCCTCCTGCTGAGCTTCAACTACATCCGGGCCATCACCCGCACCTCGTTCCCCCTCCTGGAGCGGCTGCAGCTGCTGGAGCTGGGGACGCAGTGGACGCCCTTCAGCGTCGACAGAGAAGCCTTCAGGAACCTGCCCAACCTGCGCACCCTGGACCTGGGCAACAGCCGGGTGGATTTCCTGCATCCCGACGCCTTCCAGGGGCTGCCCCACCTGCAGGAACTCCGGCTGTTTGCCTGTGGCCTCTCCGACGTCGTGTTGACAGACGGTTATTTCAGAAACCTGGGGGCTTTGTCGCGCCTGGACCTGTCCAAAAATCAGATTGGGAGCCTCGAGCTTCACGCCTCCTTCCGGGAGCTGGGTTCCCTGAGGTCCGTGGACTTTTCCCTCAACCAGATCCCGGCCGTGTGCGAGCAGGGGCTCAGGCCCCTGCAGGGCAAGGCGCTCTCCCTTCTGAACCTCGCGGCCAACGGCCTGTACAGCCGGGCCCCCGTGGACTGGGGGCGGTGCGGGAACCCATTCAGGaacatggtcctggagaccctggatgtgTCTAACAACGGCTGGACCGCGGACGTCACGGGCAACGTCACCAGGGCCATCGGCGGGAGCCAGATCTCCTCCCTGGTGCTCGCCCACCACATCATGGGGCAGGGGTTTGGCTTCCAGAACATCCGGGACCCTGACCGGAGCACGTTCGCGGGGCTGGCCAGGAGCTCGGTGCTGCGGCTGGATCTGTCGCACGGCTTCGTCTTCTCCCTGAACGCCCGACTGTTCGAGGCGCTCGGGGACCTGAAGCTCCTGGACCTCGCCCACAACAAGATCAACAGGATCGCGGGAGAAGCGTTTCACGGTCTCGGCAGCGTCCAGGTTCTCAACCTGTCGCACAATCTCCTGGGCGAGCTCTACAATTCTGACTTCTCGGGGCTCGCGGAGGTCGCCTACATCGACCTGCAGCACAATCACATCGGGATCATCCAGGACCAGACGTTCAGATTCCTGGGGGCGCTTCGGACCCTGGATCTCCGCGACAATGCCCTCAAAACCGTTTCCTTCGTGCCTGGCATAGACACCGTCTTCCTGGGCAACAACAAGCTGGAGACCGTGTCCCACGTGGACCTCACAGCCAGCTTCCTGGAGCTGTCGGACAACAGGCTGGAGGACCTGGGCGACCTCTACTCGCTCCTCCGGGTCCCTGCCCTGCAGGTCCTCATCCTGAACCGCAACCGCCTGTCCGCGTGCCGCGGCCGACACGGCCCCACGGGCAGCGTCGGCCCAGAGAGGCTCTTCCTCGGGGGCAACATGCTGCAGCTGGCCTGGGAGACTGGGCGGTGCTGGGACGTGTTCCGGGGGCTGCCCCGGCTCCGGGTGCTGTACCTGAACCACAACTACCTGGCCACCCTCCCGCCGGGGCTGCTGCGGGACCTGACGGCGCTGAGGGGCCTCGACCTGAGCGCCAACAGGCTGAGCACGCTGTCCCCGGGCGACCTGCCTGCTACCTTGGAGGTGCTGGACGTGTCCAGGAACCAGCTCCTGTCCCTGGACCCCGGGCTGCTCGCCCCACTCAGAGCCGTGGACCTAACACACAACAAGTTCATCTGCGGCTGCGAGCTCCGTCCCTTGGTGAGGTGGCTCAACCGGACCAACGTCACCGTGTTCGGGTCCCACGCTGACATGCGCTGCGCCTACCCCAGCTCGCTTGCGGGGACGCCCCTGTCCTCTGTCTCCATGGAGGGCTGTGATGACGAGGAGGCCCTGCGGGCCCTCGCGTTCTCCCTCTTCGTCTTCTCCACCGTCGGGGTCACGCTGTTCCTCCTGGCCGTCCTTGTGGCCGCCAAGCTCCGGGGTCTTTGCTTCCTCTGTTACAAGGTGGCCCGGCGCCTCCTACCCACGGGGCCCGCCGAGGACGGAGCGCCCGACGCGTACCAGTACGACGCCTACCTGTGCTTCAGCGGCAGAGACTTCGAGTGGGTGCAGCGCGCGCTGCTCAGGCACCTAGACGCTCAGTACAGCTCCCGAAACAGGCTGAACCTGTGCTTCGAGGAGAGGGACTTCGTCCCGGGGCGGGAGCACATTGCCAACATCCAGGACGCCGTGTGGAGCAGCCGCAAGGTGGTCTGTCTGGTGAGCAGGCACTTCCTCCGCGACGGGTGGTGCCTGGAGGCCTTCGCGGCTGCACGGAGCCGCTGTGCGTCCCACCTGGATGGCGCCCTCGTCCTGGTGGTCGTGGGCTCCCTGTCGCAGTACCAGCTGATGAGGCACCCGGCCATCGGGGGCTTCGTGCGGCAGCGCCGGTACTTGAGGTGGCCCGAGGATCTGCAGGACGTGGGCTGGTTCCTGGACACGCTCTCCCGACACATCCTGCAGGAGCAGAGGGGCGCACACGGGGACGGCAGCATCCCGCTGCGCACCGTGGCAGCCGTCGCCTAG